The Rutidosis leptorrhynchoides isolate AG116_Rl617_1_P2 unplaced genomic scaffold, CSIRO_AGI_Rlap_v1 contig479, whole genome shotgun sequence DNA segment CATTCTTTGTCCTTGATTATATCTTGTAAATCATTGTCCGGTTCGACTTTCCCAGCGCCTGTCCAATTTGGACATCCTGGGAGAACACAGTCAGCGCAAAAGCAAAAAGGTTTACTTCTGAAATTCAAGAAATAGCTCAGTATTCTGGGGCTGCACCAACAAAACACGAATCGGTTTCAATACTTTAGCAGGGGAACCTTGATAGCCTTTTTCTTAATAATTCTGGAAATGTGTTTAATTTGTTGATAGGTTAAAAAATGAAGTTGGACCAGTGAATTTCATTTATAATCTGAAGGTTGACTCGAAAATGGAATCTTACCTAGAGATGACATGGGCAGAGGGGATGCTCCAATCCGGCCGGCGATTTAATTAAGGGTGATTGAACTGTAATTGGAAGACTCGCATTATTTTTTCTTGGAAGGGGTGGGTCAAAGTCTTCTCCTTCGGAGTTTTCCATGGCATCAATCGATCTAATCAccgaaaaaacaaaaacaaaaacaaaaacaaaagcgAAAAAATCGATCTTTCTTTAGTTATTACACTTCCGATCTTCAGTTGCTCCTGCGGTCACTTCCATCGATCCCTTCAATTCACCAATGTCTACTCCAGGAGAGTAAGTTCTCTGTCTCTTAATCTCTCTGCGCGCTAGCTTCTGATGTTATGTCACGGCGTTATGACTAGTGTACGCAGATAATAGTTCAATGAATTGTACATACAATTAGAATTCATCGAAATTCCTGCCATTAAATGTTGCAGATACTACCGCTCGCTGCCGCCGGTGAGCAAGACTTATGGAGTAGCATGCCTGATGACAACGGCAGCCCTCTATCTGGGCCTTTACAATCATTGGACTATAGCTCTCGAATATGAACTTGTGTTCAAACGTTTCCAAGTGAGTCGATCGCCGGACTCTGTGTGTTTGTGTTGAATATATCCAGATATTGGGTCTGTATTCAGGAGTTTGATCATAAACGGTGCTCTTCAAGCGATGCAGGTTTGGAGGCTCATCACCAACTTCTTCTTTCTTGGGCCATTCTCTTTCCCGTTTGCCTTTCGGCTTATTATAATGTGAGTAGAACAACTGTTCATTCATCTCCAATAGAGCACTTTGTAGAATTGCAGATCTTTCGCTACAAGTTTGGCTGCTAAAAAAATGAAAACAGTAAGCGTATCAATTAGACAGAGTCTCAAAGAACTGTCATGATTTTCTCATCAAGCCTTTAGCTTAGGAAGTCATATCTTTTGGCATGTTTAATTGACTGTTAAATGGCATGCAGAGCAAAATATGGAGTTTCACTAGAGAGGGGTCCATTTGACAAGAGGACAGCTGACTACGTTTGGATGTTCATCTTCGGAGCACTCTCACTTCTAGTATGTCCGACACAACATCTTCATTAGAGTCTCTATGTTCTTGCTTGGCTACTCGATAGGGGAACCTGAAATAGTTGTGGGATGGTTGAATTCAGCTAATTCGAAGACACAAGTTCTTGCCATTATTCAGGAATGCTGCTTTATTTGATTATTTAGAAGCATGTTCACAAaggaataaaaaaaaaaactaagcaaAATGGCATTTGCAGCGTAAGCCACTTCAGAAATACGTAAATTCAGGCAACGCAGTTAATAACGAGTTGCTTAGAACTTTTTATAATGCCCGCCTCTGACACTGATATTGTCGAATTGGACTCTGAGATGTTACAAGTTGGTGTTAGGTAATGGCAGCTATTCCTCCTCTGTATATTCCTTTCATGGGACCTTCCTTAGTCTTCATGATCGTCTACATATGGGGCCGTGAATTCCCAAATGCCCGAATCAGCATTTATGGTGTCGTTTCATTGAAGGTAAATTTGCAATTTCCATTTTGGTATAATGCAGTCCATTTACTTTGATTTCCCAGAGAAAGGAAAGTCCGCTGAATCTGAATCGTCTGTCCTTCTAGGGATTCTATCTCCCATGGGCACTGCTAGCACTAAACCTGATTTTTGGAAACCCGTTAATGCCCGATATTCTGGGGATGGTTGCTGGTCATTTGTACTACTTCCTAACAGTACTCCACCCTCTTGCCGGCGGAAGGAACCTCTTGAAGACACCTCTCTGGGTGTATCCTCCCACTGAATGCTTCTCTCTTCAATTTCAATGCATGAAATCTTCACACCCTTTTCTAATTAGTCTCTCTGCAAATGCTTGACAATGAATTTCCCATGGCTAAGGACCATATATTTTGACAGTAATTTTGGCTAGAAGGTTGATGTGCAAATTACAAGTAGCAGGCTAACAAAGTGAGATTGCTAATTTTATCAGCAGTGATGGCATTATACAATACTTTAGGCGTGAACCATGTTTGTGTCCAATCCTTAAACGTCCGCAGTCACAAAGTAGTAGCGTACTGGGGTGAAGGGTTTCAAGTGAATGCACCAGTACCGAGTGACCCTTCTGCTGGAATTGCCTTCCGCGGACGAAGCCACCGTCTTGGTGGAATGGCAACCCGAGGAAGAAGCCCCGAGCAAGCGCAGACAAGGGATCAAGGGCCGGTGCAGCAGCCTAAGCCGGCAGCTGATGGAGTTGCTTTCCGCGGAAGAAGTTATCGCCTTGGCGGTCGCTAGCTGCTTTCTTCTGATGATGATCTCTGGATAGCCTGGCCTTACTATGATTGGATCTTCTTTGTTTGTGTAGGCAGAAAAATAATTTGTGCAAGCATTACAGAGTTTTTAACACTTTCAACTTATAACTGGCATGAGGTACATGCTGGATTTTATAATGTTTTCATTACTGATTTACGTAGACCATCATTCAGTTGAAAGCAAAACTAATACAAGAAGCAGTTCTAGAAATTCCTGAATAATTGGTTTATCCAGTGCAGTTGCAGCTGGTTTTTTCTCGGCTGATTCTTGTTTATAACTGATTTTTCCCAATAATGTCTACTTATTAAATGAGAGTTGATCCTTTTATAAGTTCCGAATCTGAAACCAAACTTAATGCGTTCTGAGTTTGGTTCATCCTTGGCCAAATCAACAAATCAAAACCAAAAAAA contains these protein-coding regions:
- the LOC139883940 gene encoding derlin-1.2-like; translation: MSTPGEYYRSLPPVSKTYGVACLMTTAALYLGLYNHWTIALEYELVFKRFQVWRLITNFFFLGPFSFPFAFRLIIIAKYGVSLERGPFDKRTADYVWMFIFGALSLLVMAAIPPLYIPFMGPSLVFMIVYIWGREFPNARISIYGVVSLKGFYLPWALLALNLIFGNPLMPDILGMVAGHLYYFLTVLHPLAGGRNLLKTPLWVHKVVAYWGEGFQVNAPVPSDPSAGIAFRGRSHRLGGMATRGRSPEQAQTRDQGPVQQPKPAADGVAFRGRSYRLGGRKIICASITEFLTLSTYNWHETIIQLKAKLIQEAVLEIPE